From Companilactobacillus heilongjiangensis, one genomic window encodes:
- a CDS encoding SIS domain-containing protein has translation MFTKTDQELEKMGAKITTREIQQQPDLWKEAFQNYTAKKSEIDSFLGKITSTYPDQKIRVIFTGAGTSAYVGDTLRPYLNRAGDTSHFVFESIPTTDIVSAPLDNLRSDDPTILVSFARSGNSPESVATVELAEKLIKNLYQITITCAPEGHLAKKAENEDGNLLLLQPALSNDKGFAMTGSFSCMTLTAALIFDTSAEDKKTAWVDTMIKMGQEVISREDEIQAYADLDYDRITYLGSGSLSGLTREAQLKVLELTAGALTTIFDSSMGFRHGPKSYVNGKTIVFDFMSNDKYTRQYDVDILEEIKGDEICEKVVGVGTSDDNDFSGDNFFIKAGAKDLPELYQALPDVVFAQTFALMNSIKVNNTPDTPSASGTVNRVVKGVTIHDYE, from the coding sequence ATGTTTACAAAAACAGATCAAGAACTAGAAAAGATGGGTGCTAAGATCACTACTCGTGAAATTCAACAACAGCCAGACTTATGGAAAGAAGCTTTCCAAAACTACACAGCTAAAAAATCTGAGATAGATAGCTTTTTAGGTAAAATAACTTCGACATATCCAGACCAAAAAATCAGAGTTATCTTCACAGGTGCTGGTACTTCAGCTTATGTAGGGGATACGCTTAGACCATATTTAAACCGTGCTGGCGATACTTCACACTTTGTTTTTGAAAGTATTCCTACAACTGATATTGTTTCTGCTCCACTAGATAACTTAAGAAGTGATGATCCAACAATTTTAGTATCATTCGCTAGAAGTGGTAACTCTCCTGAAAGTGTTGCTACTGTAGAACTAGCTGAAAAGCTTATCAAGAATTTGTATCAAATCACTATCACTTGTGCTCCAGAAGGACATTTAGCTAAGAAAGCTGAAAACGAAGACGGTAATCTTCTACTTCTTCAACCAGCACTTTCAAATGATAAGGGATTCGCCATGACCGGAAGCTTCTCTTGCATGACCTTAACGGCCGCATTGATTTTTGATACAAGTGCTGAAGATAAGAAAACAGCTTGGGTTGATACAATGATTAAGATGGGTCAAGAAGTTATTAGTCGTGAGGACGAAATTCAAGCCTACGCTGATTTAGACTATGACCGTATTACATACTTAGGTAGTGGTTCACTTTCAGGACTTACTCGTGAAGCCCAATTGAAGGTACTAGAATTAACTGCCGGAGCATTGACAACAATCTTTGATTCATCAATGGGATTCCGTCACGGTCCAAAGTCATATGTTAACGGAAAGACAATCGTCTTTGATTTCATGAGCAATGATAAATATACTCGTCAATACGATGTAGATATCTTGGAAGAAATCAAGGGTGACGAAATTTGTGAGAAAGTTGTTGGAGTTGGTACATCAGATGACAACGACTTCTCAGGCGACAACTTCTTCATTAAAGCTGGAGCCAAAGATCTACCAGAACTATATCAAGCATTACCAGACGTAGTGTTCGCACAAACATTTGCATTGATGAACTCAATCAAAGTTAACAACACACCTGATACACCATCAGCAAGCGGTACAGTAAACCGTGTTGTCAAAGGTGTTACAATTCACGATTACGAATAG
- the nagA gene encoding N-acetylglucosamine-6-phosphate deacetylase, whose protein sequence is MSYFIHAKKFFLKNTTENGGYLEVTDDGKFGKFYTADEEKPAGKIVDYSDKFIAPGLVDTHIHGLCGHDVMDDDFDKLNEMSEGLLKAGVTSWLPTTLTASHDQLLSICHTIGDNYKKVTGAKIQGIHFEGPFYTEKHKGAQNPKYFRDPDAEEFKDWQDAAHGMIRKISIAPERKGAPEFVKAVASDKVAVYLGHSDATFEQAKACVEAGATGFTHTYNGMSGLNHRLPGMVGAALSMHLVDDELICDGHHVNPYAARIVIEKKTPEHVALITDCMRAGLMPDGDYVLGELPVVVADGTAKLKEAPHSLAGSILLLKDAIKNVVDWNIATDEEAVEMASYTAAKSSKVLDECGIIADGRDADFIVLDDDMTLSETYLDGVSRYQA, encoded by the coding sequence ATGTCATATTTTATTCATGCTAAGAAGTTCTTTTTGAAAAATACTACTGAAAACGGTGGTTATCTAGAAGTCACTGATGACGGTAAATTCGGTAAGTTTTATACTGCTGATGAAGAAAAACCAGCTGGCAAGATTGTTGATTACTCTGACAAATTTATTGCCCCTGGTTTAGTTGATACTCATATTCATGGTCTTTGCGGCCACGATGTTATGGATGATGATTTTGACAAGCTCAATGAAATGTCAGAAGGTTTGTTGAAAGCTGGTGTAACTTCATGGTTGCCAACAACTTTGACAGCTTCACATGATCAATTATTGAGTATTTGCCACACAATCGGTGATAACTATAAGAAAGTTACCGGTGCTAAGATTCAAGGTATTCACTTTGAAGGACCTTTCTACACTGAAAAACACAAGGGTGCTCAAAATCCTAAGTACTTTAGAGATCCTGATGCTGAGGAATTCAAAGATTGGCAAGATGCTGCCCATGGCATGATTAGAAAAATTTCTATTGCTCCTGAAAGAAAGGGTGCCCCAGAATTTGTTAAAGCCGTTGCATCTGATAAAGTTGCCGTTTATTTGGGTCACAGTGATGCTACATTTGAGCAAGCTAAAGCCTGTGTCGAAGCTGGTGCTACCGGATTTACACATACATATAATGGTATGAGCGGTTTGAATCACAGACTTCCAGGTATGGTTGGCGCTGCACTTTCAATGCACCTAGTTGATGACGAATTGATCTGTGACGGTCACCACGTTAATCCATATGCTGCTAGAATTGTAATCGAAAAGAAGACACCAGAACACGTTGCGTTGATTACTGACTGTATGCGTGCCGGTTTGATGCCAGATGGCGACTATGTATTGGGTGAATTACCAGTTGTTGTTGCCGACGGAACTGCTAAATTGAAGGAAGCTCCACATAGTTTAGCTGGATCGATTTTACTATTGAAAGATGCTATTAAGAACGTTGTTGACTGGAACATTGCTACGGACGAAGAAGCTGTTGAAATGGCTAGTTACACAGCTGCTAAGAGTTCTAAAGTACTTGATGAATGTGGTATTATCGCTGACGGTAGAGATGCTGACTTTATTGTGCTTGATGATGATATGACATTGTCAGAAACTTATCTTGATGGAGTTTCAAGATACCAAGCATAA
- the nagA gene encoding N-acetylglucosamine-6-phosphate deacetylase, translating to MSYYIHAKKFFLKNTTENGGYLEVTDDGKFGKFFTADEKKPEGKIVDYSDKFIAPGLVDTHIHGLVGHDVMDDDFEKLNEMSEGLLKAGVTSWLPTTLTASHDQLKHICQTIGDNYQKATGAKIQGIHFEGPFYTEKHKGAQNPKYFRDPDAEEFKDWQDAAHGMIKKISIAPERKGAPEFVKAVASDDVAVYLGHSDATFEQAKACVEAGATGFTHTYNGMSGLNHRLPGMVGAALSMHLVDDELICDGHHVNPFAARIVIEKKGAEHVALITDCMRAGLMPDGNYVLGELPVVVANGTARLTDETHNLAGSILLLKDAIKNVVDWNIATDEEAVEMASYTAAKSSKVADKCGIIADGRDADFIVLDDDMTLSETYLDGVSRYQA from the coding sequence ATGTCATATTATATTCATGCTAAGAAGTTCTTTTTAAAAAACACAACTGAAAACGGTGGCTATCTAGAAGTTACCGATGACGGTAAGTTTGGTAAATTCTTTACTGCTGACGAAAAGAAGCCAGAAGGCAAGATTGTTGATTATTCAGACAAGTTTATTGCCCCAGGTCTTGTTGATACACATATTCATGGTCTTGTTGGCCACGATGTTATGGATGACGATTTTGAAAAGTTGAACGAAATGTCAGAAGGTTTGCTTAAAGCTGGTGTAACTTCATGGTTACCAACAACTTTGACAGCTTCACACGATCAACTAAAACACATCTGTCAAACAATCGGTGACAATTATCAAAAAGCCACTGGTGCTAAAATTCAAGGTATTCACTTTGAAGGACCTTTCTATACTGAAAAACACAAGGGTGCCCAAAACCCTAAGTACTTCAGAGATCCTGATGCCGAAGAATTCAAAGACTGGCAAGATGCTGCTCACGGTATGATTAAGAAAATTTCTATTGCTCCTGAAAGAAAAGGTGCTCCAGAATTCGTTAAGGCCGTTGCTTCAGATGACGTTGCTGTTTACTTAGGTCACAGTGATGCTACATTTGAACAAGCTAAAGCCTGTGTTGAAGCTGGTGCTACAGGATTTACACACACATATAACGGAATGAGTGGATTAAACCACCGTCTACCAGGTATGGTTGGTGCTGCACTTTCAATGCACCTAGTTGATGACGAATTAATCTGTGATGGTCACCACGTTAACCCATTTGCTGCAAGAATCGTAATCGAAAAGAAGGGTGCTGAACATGTTGCCCTAATTACTGATTGTATGCGTGCCGGTTTGATGCCAGATGGTAACTATGTATTGGGTGAATTGCCAGTTGTAGTTGCTAATGGTACAGCAAGATTAACAGACGAAACACACAACCTTGCCGGTTCAATTCTATTGCTTAAAGATGCTATCAAGAACGTTGTTGACTGGAACATTGCTACAGACGAAGAAGCCGTAGAAATGGCTAGTTACACAGCTGCTAAGAGTTCAAAAGTAGCTGACAAGTGTGGTATTATCGCTGACGGTAGAGATGCCGATTTCATCGTTCTTGATGATGATATGACATTGTCAGAAACTTATCTTGATGGAGTATCAAGATACCAAGCATAG
- a CDS encoding glycerophosphodiester phosphodiesterase family protein, with protein MDKKIIAHRGIPTLAPENTMAAFNVVVNHDVKWIETDLSITKDEKVFVIHDDKLNRTTNQSGSIETVDSSTVESADAGYWFAEKYRGEKVPTLDQLIDFLNIHKINANIELKGVVGDNANYLADRLVEEFSKALDRLDDHVELIISSFNPIMLEKMYKLRPELKYAVLFSRATLGDDWNLVMQACHAKIVHPDSSGLTEDKVKQMKDYGYEINVWTVDDINRAQQLLSWGVDGVITNIADRMSFLEK; from the coding sequence ATGGATAAAAAAATTATTGCTCATAGAGGAATACCAACCTTAGCTCCAGAGAATACGATGGCTGCTTTTAATGTGGTCGTTAATCATGATGTTAAATGGATTGAGACTGATCTAAGCATTACTAAGGATGAAAAGGTCTTTGTGATTCACGATGACAAATTGAATCGTACGACTAACCAATCTGGTTCGATCGAAACAGTGGACAGTTCCACAGTTGAATCTGCTGATGCCGGATATTGGTTTGCCGAAAAGTATCGTGGGGAAAAGGTTCCAACACTAGATCAATTGATTGATTTTCTAAATATCCACAAAATAAATGCTAATATCGAGCTAAAAGGTGTTGTAGGGGACAATGCTAATTATTTGGCTGACCGATTAGTTGAAGAATTTTCGAAAGCTTTGGACAGATTGGATGATCACGTTGAATTGATTATCTCTAGTTTCAATCCAATTATGCTTGAGAAAATGTATAAATTAAGACCTGAATTGAAATACGCTGTTTTGTTCAGCCGAGCAACTTTAGGTGACGATTGGAATTTAGTAATGCAAGCTTGTCATGCTAAAATCGTTCATCCAGACAGTTCAGGTTTAACTGAAGATAAAGTAAAACAAATGAAAGATTACGGTTATGAAATCAACGTTTGGACAGTTGATGACATCAATCGCGCACAACAACTATTGAGCTGGGGTGTCGATGGAGTTATCACAAACATTGCTGACCGCATGAGCTTCTTAGAAAAATAA
- a CDS encoding Ig-like domain-containing protein codes for MKHHKYTKTIIKSFLLLLFPITLLMFATTATNHKIKADDEEIVVQPKFKPTKSPKKFIGIWLTSGYNLQPQENYYTTVEDSVTIRTNTGRSVWAAITGALDGIHFRWWKTTDGLTWTEVDKDDNGQKKNFTVTPTETGTTWYQLDTQYYTYLTWYLKTHLYSQVTAVHALSEAVDALSIDVTVDDDYLYNTSDELSNTTYAHAKPNPTNATGNLTWSIDNPDLATIDEDGQITANNKGNSGVVTVTATITNKNSPPATGSQKVEIGGGLDDQTVKSGNSATFDLKGNTGGDADEDDDDTGTITIDWYKYLPGSDNKVKVATGEDTTYVTDIASMDDDESYFQAVITLKSGKITKTITSNKAKLTVIPSGEPDIDINNTLDNETYTDSEDTDLILNKVINNDNITYHDTLTNQSSEGLLKNGYYVIPMRQGTKVNSVIVGGTELTEDQYEIIPEDDDNSDNLVMNIGNINTNGQIEIEVKTTAQNITQQDTFQSTPYVYGTDNDGNLYRREARNEVINYISNQLETNIQNIDYGTIISYKKNILKYRPDKINNPNNIVDISDNRRNKDAMNVYVSQQDEFTHEASGTVLPVSLRYYQNGSFQNIINDKVPVSSSQIGDELASIAWNKTEGLLLHVDDSPMFAGKYSTSIIWHFENSL; via the coding sequence ATGAAACATCACAAATATACCAAAACAATTATAAAATCATTTTTACTACTATTATTCCCCATCACTTTACTAATGTTTGCGACCACTGCGACCAATCACAAAATTAAAGCTGATGATGAAGAAATTGTTGTTCAACCAAAATTCAAACCGACTAAGTCACCTAAGAAATTCATCGGTATTTGGTTGACTAGTGGTTACAATTTACAGCCTCAAGAAAATTACTACACAACTGTTGAAGATTCCGTGACAATCCGTACCAATACTGGTCGTTCTGTTTGGGCGGCCATCACTGGTGCCCTTGACGGTATCCATTTCCGCTGGTGGAAGACAACTGACGGACTGACTTGGACTGAAGTTGATAAAGATGACAACGGTCAAAAAAAGAATTTTACAGTTACGCCAACTGAGACGGGAACGACTTGGTATCAATTGGATACGCAATACTACACATACCTAACCTGGTATTTAAAAACTCACCTTTATTCCCAAGTCACTGCGGTTCACGCGCTTTCCGAAGCTGTCGATGCCTTGTCGATTGACGTTACTGTTGATGACGATTACCTTTACAACACAAGTGACGAATTATCCAACACTACTTACGCACACGCCAAGCCTAACCCAACTAACGCCACCGGAAATTTGACTTGGTCTATTGATAACCCTGATTTGGCAACGATTGATGAAGACGGGCAAATTACTGCCAATAACAAGGGTAATTCAGGTGTAGTTACTGTAACTGCAACCATCACAAATAAAAATAGTCCCCCTGCCACGGGTTCTCAGAAAGTCGAAATTGGAGGTGGGCTCGATGATCAAACTGTTAAATCAGGTAATAGCGCCACTTTCGATTTGAAAGGTAATACCGGTGGCGACGCTGATGAAGATGACGACGATACAGGTACTATCACGATTGATTGGTACAAATATCTGCCTGGCTCCGATAATAAAGTTAAAGTGGCAACCGGTGAAGATACAACTTACGTTACTGACATTGCGAGCATGGATGACGATGAATCCTATTTTCAAGCTGTCATCACTTTGAAATCGGGTAAAATTACTAAGACCATTACCTCTAACAAAGCTAAGTTAACTGTCATTCCATCTGGAGAACCAGATATTGATATTAACAATACTTTGGACAATGAAACGTATACCGATTCTGAAGATACCGATTTAATCCTCAACAAAGTTATCAACAATGACAATATTACCTATCACGATACTTTGACCAATCAGAGTTCTGAAGGATTGCTGAAAAATGGTTATTATGTAATTCCCATGCGCCAAGGTACCAAAGTTAATTCGGTCATAGTTGGTGGCACTGAATTGACCGAAGATCAGTATGAAATCATCCCTGAAGATGACGACAACTCCGACAATTTGGTCATGAATATTGGCAATATAAATACCAACGGCCAAATTGAAATTGAAGTTAAAACGACCGCTCAAAACATCACCCAACAAGATACTTTCCAATCTACTCCTTACGTTTATGGAACCGATAATGATGGAAACCTTTATCGACGAGAAGCACGCAATGAAGTTATCAACTATATTTCTAACCAGCTTGAAACCAACATTCAAAATATCGATTATGGCACAATCATTTCATATAAAAAGAACATCCTGAAATATCGCCCTGACAAAATCAATAATCCCAATAATATTGTGGATATTTCCGACAATCGACGGAATAAAGATGCCATGAATGTGTATGTTTCACAGCAAGATGAATTCACCCACGAGGCCTCTGGAACTGTGCTGCCAGTGAGCTTACGCTATTATCAAAATGGCTCGTTTCAAAATATTATTAACGATAAAGTACCGGTTTCCTCTTCCCAAATTGGTGATGAGTTAGCATCAATTGCTTGGAATAAAACTGAGGGATTATTGCTACATGTTGACGACAGTCCGATGTTTGCCGGAAAATACAGTACCTCAATTATTTGGCATTTTGAAAATAGTTTATAA
- a CDS encoding zinc ribbon domain-containing protein, translating into MFCPNCGHKVEPDQKFCDNCGWALKKKNTENTNNEKDDDSVRSLSEIENELNQEEPTEKPAPKPHLQQAPAQEREYGSVDNPKPAPVQQPKPKAVRPDPEPAMKTYEGSNRSSFSKSSASEPVDDKTQVYSKNDFNPISQKPYKAAEHEDTFKKTFNDPIKDPIGNPFEPTESEKRAAEAKRKAEAVDPNDGFIHNMMKFAKNNVYVSIFAVIITAILLVVKRNYGYIALAIVIILWFLLSQLRHGNEVGANKALKRETSLKKDSNNGNSNPATETYNERPAKQKKERHDKFDRPADRLQPNHKTTTQKIIIFSSIIGFIASVAGPFLDGLSLSGTIANAANYTANNLGAQPTWITNGFSAIRLICFLSPVIALIAGCFRSRGSIRLVRIFTFLPTILYAALYAALNAGLVNSSAITGQVVINASRSFGMSFYVLLATSVISLIMAYSLRPRIK; encoded by the coding sequence CTGAAATTGAAAATGAATTAAATCAAGAAGAACCTACTGAAAAGCCTGCTCCAAAGCCTCATTTACAACAAGCTCCTGCTCAGGAACGTGAATATGGTTCAGTTGATAATCCTAAACCAGCACCTGTTCAACAACCAAAGCCAAAAGCTGTTCGTCCCGATCCAGAGCCTGCTATGAAGACTTATGAAGGATCCAATCGTTCATCTTTCAGCAAGTCGAGTGCATCTGAACCTGTCGATGATAAGACACAGGTTTACAGTAAAAATGATTTCAATCCTATCTCACAAAAGCCTTATAAAGCTGCTGAACACGAGGATACCTTTAAAAAGACTTTTAACGACCCTATCAAGGATCCAATTGGCAATCCCTTTGAACCAACTGAGAGTGAAAAGCGTGCCGCTGAAGCTAAGAGAAAGGCCGAAGCAGTCGACCCTAACGATGGTTTTATACACAATATGATGAAATTTGCGAAAAACAACGTCTATGTCAGTATATTTGCCGTTATCATCACAGCTATTCTTTTAGTAGTTAAGAGAAATTACGGTTATATCGCCTTAGCCATCGTTATTATTCTTTGGTTCTTGCTTTCACAATTACGTCACGGTAATGAAGTCGGCGCTAATAAAGCCCTCAAGCGAGAAACATCTTTGAAAAAAGATTCTAATAATGGCAATTCAAATCCTGCAACAGAGACTTACAACGAGCGTCCTGCTAAGCAAAAGAAGGAACGCCACGATAAATTTGACCGTCCAGCTGATCGTCTTCAACCAAATCACAAGACGACAACACAAAAGATTATTATTTTCTCATCAATCATCGGATTTATCGCCTCAGTTGCTGGTCCATTCTTAGATGGACTTTCACTTTCTGGAACCATCGCCAACGCTGCTAATTACACTGCTAATAACTTGGGTGCACAGCCAACTTGGATCACTAATGGATTCTCAGCTATCCGTTTAATCTGTTTCCTTTCACCAGTCATCGCTTTGATAGCTGGTTGCTTCAGATCACGTGGTAGTATCCGTTTGGTTAGAATCTTTACCTTCCTACCAACAATTCTCTATGCAGCCTTGTACGCTGCTTTGAATGCAGGTTTGGTAAACTCTTCAGCAATCACTGGCCAAGTTGTTATCAATGCTAGCCGTTCATTCGGAATGAGCTTCTACGTATTGTTAGCCACATCAGTTATTTCATTGATTATGGCTTACAGTTTACGTCCTAGAATTAAATAA